The following are from one region of the Geothermobacter ehrlichii genome:
- a CDS encoding HD domain-containing protein, whose translation MAELMEYDQRRELRLINEMMELLVTHHGGELSEEELDRSIDDLQQAIQISRKSHDGQFRKSGEPYFFHPLRVAHLAARHWMDFPSVIAAVLHDVVEDTDLSLEHIRENFGGEVALLVNGLTKVEDDRLSKEALQAETYRKQLLAAIEDVRVLCLKFWDRIDNMRTIGALAPAKQQRIAEETRKVYVPLARHLGMGYVATELEALALTTIYPNRAARYRRIIEQLKQETASSLRKIRAVLSNSFEHHKLSTLQRDRWRPFSISAARDTGRGLATLYTLEIQVDRTMDAYLALGILHSLFPPIPGKLRDHLYTTSKHGYQALKTTVQAGKYRLRVEITTRKFARFNESGVLAPGFDFQLSNFKSLMKSLMEGESAIDTESLRLASSKIRVYTPRGESRILPEGSSVLDFAFDIHEELGLHARRARINGKTRLLKARLMDGDQVAIERAEKPQVLPKWLEWAITPRARNAIRKYLRSQVKKNVE comes from the coding sequence TTGGCGGAGCTCATGGAATACGACCAGCGCCGGGAATTGCGCCTGATCAATGAAATGATGGAGCTGCTGGTCACCCATCACGGTGGCGAGCTGAGCGAAGAGGAACTGGACAGGTCGATCGACGATCTGCAGCAGGCGATCCAGATTTCCCGCAAGTCACACGACGGGCAGTTTCGCAAGTCGGGAGAGCCCTATTTCTTTCATCCGCTGCGGGTGGCGCATCTGGCCGCCCGCCACTGGATGGACTTTCCTTCCGTCATCGCCGCGGTTCTGCATGACGTGGTCGAGGATACCGACCTGTCCCTCGAGCACATCAGGGAGAATTTCGGCGGCGAGGTCGCTCTGCTGGTCAACGGCCTGACCAAGGTCGAGGACGACCGGCTGAGCAAGGAGGCGCTGCAGGCCGAAACCTACCGCAAACAGCTGCTGGCGGCGATCGAGGATGTGCGGGTTCTCTGCCTCAAGTTCTGGGATCGCATCGACAACATGCGGACCATCGGCGCCCTGGCGCCGGCCAAGCAGCAGCGCATCGCCGAAGAGACGCGCAAGGTCTACGTGCCCCTCGCCCGGCATCTGGGCATGGGCTATGTCGCCACCGAACTCGAGGCGTTGGCACTGACCACCATCTATCCCAACCGCGCGGCCCGCTACCGACGGATCATCGAGCAGCTGAAGCAGGAAACCGCAAGCAGCCTTCGCAAGATACGCGCCGTTCTGTCCAATTCCTTCGAACATCACAAGCTTTCGACCCTGCAGCGTGACCGCTGGCGGCCGTTTTCGATTTCCGCAGCCCGGGACACGGGCAGGGGGCTTGCCACCCTTTACACTCTGGAGATTCAGGTCGATCGCACCATGGATGCCTACCTGGCCCTGGGCATTCTGCACAGCCTCTTTCCGCCCATTCCCGGCAAGCTGCGCGATCATCTCTACACCACGTCCAAGCACGGCTACCAGGCCCTGAAAACAACGGTGCAGGCTGGCAAATACCGGCTGCGGGTCGAGATCACGACGCGCAAGTTCGCCCGTTTCAACGAGTCCGGTGTTCTGGCGCCGGGTTTCGATTTTCAGCTGAGCAATTTCAAGAGCTTGATGAAGTCGCTGATGGAGGGGGAATCGGCGATCGACACCGAAAGCCTGCGGCTGGCCTCGTCCAAGATCCGCGTCTACACACCGCGCGGCGAGTCGCGGATTCTGCCCGAGGGGAGCAGCGTGCTCGATTTCGCCTTCGACATTCATGAGGAGCTGGGCCTGCATGCCCGGCGCGCCCGCATCAACGGCAAGACCCGGCTGCTCAAGGCCCGGCTGATGGACGGCGACCAGGTCGCCATCGAGCGGGCAGAAAAACCGCAGGTGCTGCCGAAATGGCTCGAATGGGCCATCACCCCGCGCGCCCGCAACGCCATCCGCAAGTACCTGCGCAGCCAGGTGAAGAAGAATGTCGAATGA
- a CDS encoding ATP-binding protein has translation MILRALELEAFGPFVRATFEFRRGLNLVIGPNEAGKSSMMDAVPAVLFGVRDKGRFVPWTRPGICRACVRFETAEGTVTVQRDLLTDEVSLTWSDHLYQPAHQVAGKASPRGRSGEREAYLNEIERLIGFRDPDLFRSSLFFGQGALSLDFGRSLAERIKDLLSGGGDVNYDQVLTRLRESLFAITAENPWGKDKTRDRRLESARKELVRIREELRRSESALAELTALEAELDALERRIERERSELAKGERYLQWISRYWHLAREKERLTATLDEWQQRRQTLGELLERERELHVELSRRLSLSPAMPFPDEVLRLLEQGTKLARFLPGSLPDRDQERDRRGRLWRRVGLGLGTLLAVGGSLLARHLRPEWGFYPHFAAALLWLFTVFALRLSGRKKTRRQSVASDNLRSSAELHRICRQLSDRLGIDADRLCVLLADGGDAWAELFEQLRQVHAALAVLPDRRQVDVRIRELARELALVEERQSRGRQLRQGVDLQADDLEQAERALEGKRRELEELGERRTRLLERRIGLAAPVADRARLIEREQELSREVAALERKKRILTLACGELQQAVNDFRANYLQRFAERVGGYLHLLTDGRHGKIRLRDDLKIDIMTASGSWKGSEQFSQGTRDTLSLAVRLGLVEQFSRGRHLPLLLDDALVNLDQHRQKLALHLLARLAGRHQVILFSHDERLGRKAAREGWHVITLDRRASAKPQRQEEAHAGQLHLL, from the coding sequence ATGATACTGCGCGCCCTCGAGCTGGAGGCGTTCGGCCCCTTTGTGCGTGCCACCTTCGAATTTCGCCGCGGCCTCAACCTGGTGATCGGGCCGAACGAGGCCGGCAAGTCGTCGATGATGGACGCGGTGCCGGCCGTGCTGTTCGGCGTCAGGGACAAGGGGCGCTTCGTTCCCTGGACTCGGCCGGGCATCTGCCGGGCATGTGTCAGGTTCGAGACTGCCGAGGGAACGGTCACGGTGCAGCGCGATCTGCTGACCGATGAAGTCTCCCTGACCTGGTCCGATCACCTGTATCAGCCGGCGCACCAGGTTGCCGGCAAGGCCTCGCCACGGGGACGGTCGGGAGAGCGGGAGGCCTATCTGAACGAAATCGAACGCCTGATCGGCTTTCGCGACCCCGATCTGTTCCGTTCGTCTCTCTTTTTCGGCCAGGGCGCCCTCTCTCTCGATTTCGGGCGTTCTCTGGCCGAGCGGATCAAGGATCTGCTTTCGGGCGGAGGAGATGTCAATTACGACCAGGTGCTCACCCGGTTGCGCGAGTCGCTGTTCGCGATCACGGCCGAAAATCCCTGGGGCAAGGACAAGACACGCGATCGGAGGCTCGAGAGCGCCCGCAAGGAGCTGGTGCGGATTCGGGAGGAGTTGCGCCGTTCCGAGTCCGCCCTGGCGGAACTGACTGCCCTGGAGGCGGAGCTGGATGCGCTCGAACGGAGAATCGAGCGTGAGCGGAGCGAACTGGCGAAGGGCGAACGCTATCTGCAGTGGATCAGCCGTTACTGGCACCTCGCCCGGGAGAAGGAACGGCTGACCGCCACCCTGGATGAATGGCAGCAGCGGCGGCAGACGCTGGGCGAGCTGCTCGAGCGCGAAAGGGAACTGCACGTCGAGCTGTCACGGCGTCTGTCCCTGTCGCCGGCGATGCCGTTTCCAGACGAGGTTCTGCGTCTGCTCGAGCAGGGGACGAAGCTGGCGCGATTTCTGCCCGGGTCGTTACCGGACCGGGACCAGGAAAGAGATCGGCGGGGACGGCTGTGGCGCCGGGTCGGCCTCGGCCTCGGGACGCTGCTGGCTGTCGGCGGCTCCCTGCTGGCCCGTCATCTTCGGCCCGAGTGGGGATTCTATCCCCATTTTGCCGCTGCCCTTCTCTGGCTTTTCACCGTTTTCGCCCTGAGGCTGTCCGGGCGGAAAAAGACCCGGCGACAGAGCGTCGCTTCGGACAACCTGCGATCTTCTGCAGAGCTGCACCGTATCTGCCGGCAACTCTCCGATCGGCTGGGGATCGATGCCGACAGGCTGTGTGTCCTGCTGGCCGATGGCGGCGATGCCTGGGCCGAGCTGTTCGAGCAGCTGCGGCAGGTGCATGCCGCCTTGGCCGTACTGCCTGATCGGCGGCAGGTGGATGTGCGCATCCGGGAGCTGGCGCGGGAACTGGCGCTGGTCGAGGAACGGCAGAGCCGGGGGAGGCAGCTGCGCCAGGGAGTCGATCTTCAGGCCGACGATCTCGAACAGGCCGAGCGTGCGCTCGAAGGCAAACGCCGGGAACTGGAGGAACTGGGCGAGCGCCGAACCAGGCTTCTCGAGCGCCGGATCGGGCTGGCCGCCCCGGTCGCCGATCGTGCCCGGCTGATAGAGAGGGAGCAGGAACTGTCACGCGAGGTCGCCGCACTCGAAAGGAAGAAACGCATTCTGACCCTCGCCTGCGGTGAACTGCAGCAGGCGGTGAACGATTTTCGCGCCAATTACCTGCAGCGTTTTGCCGAAAGGGTCGGCGGCTACCTGCACTTGCTCACCGACGGCCGTCACGGAAAAATCCGGCTGCGCGACGATCTGAAGATCGATATCATGACCGCCTCGGGGAGCTGGAAAGGGAGCGAACAGTTCAGCCAGGGAACCCGCGATACCCTCTCTCTCGCCGTCAGGCTCGGTCTGGTCGAACAGTTTTCCCGGGGGCGGCACCTGCCGCTGCTGCTCGACGATGCCCTGGTCAACCTCGACCAGCATAGGCAGAAGCTGGCGCTGCATCTGCTGGCTCGGCTGGCCGGCAGGCATCAGGTGATTCTGTTCAGCCATGACGAACGACTCGGCCGCAAGGCCGCACGTGAAGGCTGGCATGTGATAACCTTGGACAGACGTGCATCCGCAAAACCACAGCGACAGGAGGAGGCCCATGCCGGACAGTTGCATCTTCTGTAA
- a CDS encoding peptidase U32 family protein gives MKLISPVDNLQEVEALISAGADELYGGVVPAGWLQKYGLLASANQRTFAGAQFRDLQEFLAAVSTCRRAQRPFYLTLNSPFYDEEQYAELMELVEKAAAAGLAGVILADFGLLRTLADAFPELEYHASTLAHLGNSAAVRLYARHGIGRAILPRHLSVKEMAAIVRQVPGMCFDAFLLVGKCPNTEGLCTFHHSSPDKIWPCEIPYEISPLDPTARQSLEPVLERQTSWSRSNRRHGCGLCAIPALKAAGIHGLKLVGRGAPTRLKLANLALACDCLQLAETRGDGAAYRRAAVAAHQKRFGTPCSTNVCYYPEFCRDE, from the coding sequence ATGAAACTGATCAGTCCGGTTGACAATCTGCAGGAAGTCGAGGCGCTGATTTCGGCGGGCGCCGACGAACTCTATGGCGGCGTGGTGCCAGCGGGATGGCTGCAGAAATACGGCCTGCTGGCGTCCGCCAACCAGCGAACATTCGCCGGTGCCCAGTTTCGGGACCTGCAGGAGTTTCTGGCCGCTGTAAGCACCTGCCGCCGTGCGCAACGCCCGTTTTATCTGACCCTGAACAGCCCCTTTTACGACGAAGAGCAGTATGCCGAGTTGATGGAGCTGGTCGAGAAGGCGGCCGCGGCCGGTCTTGCCGGCGTCATTCTCGCCGATTTCGGTCTGCTGCGGACCCTTGCCGACGCCTTTCCCGAGCTCGAGTATCACGCCAGCACCCTGGCGCATCTCGGCAATTCGGCTGCCGTGAGGCTCTACGCGCGCCACGGCATCGGCCGGGCGATTCTGCCCCGGCATCTTTCGGTGAAAGAAATGGCGGCGATCGTGCGGCAGGTTCCCGGGATGTGTTTCGACGCCTTTCTATTGGTGGGCAAATGTCCCAACACCGAAGGACTCTGCACCTTCCACCACAGCAGTCCGGACAAGATCTGGCCCTGTGAAATTCCGTACGAGATCAGCCCCCTGGATCCTACCGCGCGGCAATCCCTCGAGCCGGTGCTTGAGCGCCAGACGAGCTGGTCGCGCAGCAACCGCCGGCACGGCTGTGGTCTGTGCGCCATTCCCGCCCTCAAGGCAGCCGGCATCCATGGATTGAAGCTGGTCGGAAGGGGAGCGCCGACCCGGCTCAAGCTGGCCAACCTCGCCCTGGCGTGCGATTGCCTGCAACTGGCCGAGACCAGGGGCGACGGAGCCGCCTACCGCCGGGCGGCGGTCGCGGCGCACCAAAAACGCTTCGGCACGCCCTGTTCCACCAATGTCTGTTACTATCCCGAGTTCTGCCGGGACGAATAG
- a CDS encoding secondary thiamine-phosphate synthase enzyme YjbQ codes for MKSYRKELWFQIPARRGFVNITPEIEACLVESGISEGLCLVNAMHITASVFINDDESGLHDDFERWLEELAPHEPLERYRHNLTGEDNGDAHLKRTVMGREVVVAVTGGRLDFGPWEQIFYGEFDGRRRKRVLVKIIGE; via the coding sequence ATGAAGTCCTACCGCAAGGAACTCTGGTTTCAGATCCCCGCCCGTAGGGGGTTCGTCAACATCACGCCCGAGATCGAAGCCTGTTTGGTCGAGAGCGGCATCAGCGAAGGACTCTGTCTCGTCAATGCAATGCATATCACGGCTTCGGTATTTATCAATGACGATGAGTCGGGTTTGCACGATGATTTCGAGCGCTGGCTGGAGGAACTTGCGCCGCACGAGCCGCTGGAGCGCTACCGGCACAACCTGACTGGCGAGGACAATGGCGACGCCCACCTGAAGCGGACCGTCATGGGGCGCGAGGTCGTGGTCGCCGTCACCGGCGGGCGGCTCGATTTCGGTCCCTGGGAGCAGATTTTTTACGGTGAGTTCGACGGACGGCGCCGAAAGCGGGTACTGGTCAAGATCATCGGCGAGTGA
- a CDS encoding histidine triad nucleotide-binding protein: MPDSCIFCKIIGGEIPGTFVYQDDRLVVLEDINPQAPHHYLIVPRKHIRTTLDLTSADNELIGHIYQIAGKIAHDRGFAEDGFRIVNNCNAAGGQVVWHIHFHLLGGRDMGWPPG; the protein is encoded by the coding sequence ATGCCGGACAGTTGCATCTTCTGTAAGATCATCGGCGGTGAGATACCGGGAACGTTCGTGTATCAGGACGACCGGCTGGTGGTACTCGAGGATATCAATCCTCAGGCGCCGCACCACTATCTCATCGTTCCGCGCAAGCACATCCGCACCACGCTCGATCTCACCAGTGCCGATAACGAGCTTATCGGCCACATCTACCAGATCGCCGGCAAGATCGCTCACGACCGCGGCTTCGCCGAGGACGGTTTCCGGATCGTCAACAACTGCAATGCCGCCGGCGGCCAGGTTGTCTGGCATATCCATTTCCACCTGCTCGGCGGTCGTGACATGGGCTGGCCGCCCGGCTAG
- a CDS encoding polysaccharide deacetylase family protein — MKTAILFLLFLCVSVGQVVAAGRANLFIYHRFGERRYPSTNVSLEDFRAHLAILKKSGVAVVSLGELVDRLEGKAAFDRPLAVLTVDDGFRSFLRVLPLLEEYGFPVTLFINTDAVGGASYLGWDEIRELMTRGVEIGSHSAAHLHMVDRKAGETEQQRLQRLRDDLEQARTAFRRHLGIDPDLFAYPYGEYDPAVEQLLKRMGFRAAVAQQSGVVTTASDRYALPRFPMGGPYADPKQFAGKLAMRRLPVFAVRPLSPVLAAENPPVLTLGIAPGQVDLDRLTCYVSGQPGARIEWIDKNRGLLRVRAAGPISGRRGKYTLTAPGLGGGWHWYSHLWIRPDVPERGY; from the coding sequence ATGAAAACGGCGATTCTCTTCCTGCTGTTTCTCTGCGTCAGTGTCGGACAGGTGGTTGCGGCCGGCCGGGCCAATCTCTTCATCTATCACCGTTTCGGTGAGCGGCGGTATCCTTCCACCAACGTTTCCCTCGAAGATTTCCGGGCGCACCTGGCGATCCTGAAGAAGAGCGGGGTTGCGGTTGTCAGCCTCGGCGAACTGGTCGACCGTCTGGAAGGCAAGGCCGCCTTCGACCGTCCGCTGGCGGTGCTGACGGTGGATGACGGCTTTCGCAGTTTTCTGCGTGTGCTGCCGCTGCTGGAGGAGTACGGCTTTCCGGTCACCCTGTTCATCAATACCGACGCCGTCGGCGGTGCTTCCTACCTGGGCTGGGACGAGATCCGTGAGCTGATGACACGGGGGGTCGAAATCGGCAGCCATTCGGCCGCTCATCTGCACATGGTCGACCGCAAGGCTGGGGAGACCGAGCAGCAGCGGCTGCAGCGGCTGCGCGACGACCTGGAACAGGCCCGCACCGCCTTTCGCCGTCACCTTGGCATCGATCCCGACCTGTTCGCCTATCCCTACGGCGAATATGACCCGGCCGTAGAGCAGTTGCTCAAGCGCATGGGATTTCGCGCCGCGGTCGCCCAGCAGTCCGGGGTGGTGACCACGGCCAGCGACCGTTATGCCCTGCCGCGATTCCCCATGGGCGGACCGTACGCCGACCCGAAGCAATTTGCCGGCAAGCTCGCCATGCGGCGTCTGCCGGTGTTCGCCGTCCGGCCCCTGTCGCCGGTGCTGGCGGCGGAAAATCCGCCGGTGCTGACTCTGGGGATTGCCCCCGGCCAGGTCGACCTGGACCGGCTGACCTGCTATGTTTCCGGACAGCCGGGTGCGCGGATCGAATGGATCGACAAAAACCGGGGTCTGCTGCGGGTTCGTGCGGCGGGACCGATTTCGGGGCGGCGGGGCAAGTACACGCTGACGGCGCCGGGCCTCGGAGGCGGCTGGCATTGGTACAGCCACCTCTGGATCCGGCCGGACGTCCCGGAACGCGGTTACTGA
- a CDS encoding ferritin-like domain-containing protein, whose amino-acid sequence MSNSQVCHTFEAALEMAIEMENESFRHYLRGILIVRDKAARDILKEMALDELEHKYELEKALVEGSMGGEHQLNRPVPTMNLDYVLSKKDLAPDSGVREALAYAIHLEKNALDFYQRMAQGCAGAPMAELFRRIGNDESRHLQKLEDLYEAHFLSEN is encoded by the coding sequence ATGAGCAACTCACAGGTCTGTCATACGTTCGAGGCCGCCCTGGAGATGGCCATCGAGATGGAGAATGAAAGTTTCCGGCACTATCTGCGCGGGATCCTGATAGTTCGCGACAAGGCGGCCAGGGATATCCTGAAGGAGATGGCCCTGGACGAGCTCGAGCACAAGTACGAGCTGGAAAAGGCCCTGGTCGAGGGGAGTATGGGCGGCGAGCACCAGCTGAACCGGCCGGTGCCGACCATGAATCTCGACTATGTGCTCAGCAAGAAGGACCTGGCGCCCGATTCCGGGGTGCGGGAGGCGCTCGCCTACGCCATCCACCTGGAAAAGAACGCCCTCGATTTCTACCAGCGGATGGCCCAGGGATGTGCCGGCGCCCCCATGGCGGAGCTCTTCCGCCGCATCGGCAACGACGAAAGCCGGCATCTGCAGAAACTGGAGGACCTCTACGAGGCGCATTTTCTGAGCGAGAACTGA
- a CDS encoding metallophosphoesterase family protein codes for MIRILHTADLHLGAAFPTLGAREQQRREDFLATFTRIVDLAIAEKVELVLVAGDLFDRCDPDSGLVGFVQGAFARLDDAGIGVVLLPGTHDHQLAGTGVYRRENFPTAVLLTDVQVATPVKLRVGREDVYLYGFAAGVAEEPAALLAGMRRRFDDGLHVGLLHGSLEGSPEWDYRGKDLPFALTDLQDWDLDYLALGHYHRFQELSLGGRLYGCYPGSPEGKRFGENGPRYVLLVEIGPRTASVRPVEIQTRKLVEKTIELEAGITGEAVARMVEAAADCDDLVRLRLHGTLERALDIDWLTGRCRSAFFHLDLVDETRWLSDERLDELAREESVRGECVRRFRKLLRRTDDDEQRREIEQALREILVRFRIVEGR; via the coding sequence ATGATCAGGATTCTGCATACGGCCGACCTGCATCTTGGCGCCGCCTTTCCGACGCTGGGCGCCAGGGAGCAGCAACGTCGGGAGGATTTTCTCGCCACTTTTACCCGGATTGTCGATCTGGCCATCGCCGAAAAGGTCGAGCTGGTTCTGGTCGCCGGCGACCTGTTCGACCGGTGCGATCCGGACAGCGGACTTGTCGGTTTTGTCCAGGGGGCGTTCGCCCGTTTGGACGATGCGGGGATCGGCGTCGTCCTGCTGCCGGGGACGCATGACCACCAGCTTGCCGGCACCGGCGTTTATCGCCGGGAGAATTTTCCGACGGCGGTTCTGCTGACCGACGTTCAGGTCGCCACCCCGGTCAAGCTTCGCGTCGGCCGCGAGGATGTCTACCTCTACGGTTTCGCCGCCGGCGTGGCAGAGGAGCCGGCGGCCCTTCTCGCCGGCATGCGCCGCCGTTTCGACGACGGACTGCATGTCGGGCTGCTGCACGGCTCGCTCGAGGGAAGCCCCGAATGGGACTATCGAGGCAAGGATCTGCCCTTTGCCCTGACCGACCTGCAGGACTGGGATCTCGATTATCTCGCCCTCGGGCACTACCATCGCTTTCAGGAGCTGTCGCTGGGGGGGCGGCTGTACGGCTGCTATCCAGGTTCGCCGGAAGGGAAGAGGTTCGGCGAAAACGGGCCGCGTTATGTGCTGCTGGTCGAAATCGGCCCACGCACGGCTTCGGTGCGGCCGGTGGAAATCCAGACGCGAAAGCTGGTCGAAAAGACGATCGAGCTCGAAGCCGGCATCACCGGCGAGGCCGTCGCCCGGATGGTGGAAGCCGCGGCCGATTGCGACGACCTGGTGCGGCTGCGGCTGCACGGCACCCTCGAGCGGGCACTCGACATCGACTGGCTGACCGGGCGCTGTCGCTCCGCGTTCTTCCACCTCGACCTGGTCGACGAAACCCGTTGGCTGAGCGATGAGCGGCTCGATGAACTGGCCCGCGAAGAGAGTGTGAGGGGCGAGTGCGTCCGCCGATTCAGAAAGCTCTTGCGTCGGACCGACGATGACGAACAGCGTCGGGAGATCGAGCAGGCGCTGAGGGAAATCCTGGTCCGGTTCCGGATCGTGGAGGGGCGGTAA
- a CDS encoding glucosaminidase domain-containing protein, with protein sequence MKKTFSLTLIFLLVLPALLSGGCREPTGDGQVELLIPPRVIAPKSYTELADIFNRLDYDLDTLDRGVPPLLLQRFPPDMGRIPTVGEKKRLFYLGLLPMALMLNEEIRLERKRLQRILGRVSAKRPLSIVDRAFLDSLQQAYHVRGDVLRSAAVREKLLRRVDMIPVELLLAQAANESAYGTSRFCLAANNLFGEWTFVPGTGIVPEGRPAGETYEVRVFSSLYESLRSYARNINTHWAYESLRRERERLRREGLPLSGTQLAGGLHLYSTRRQAYVDDIRALIRHNRLERLARSELRPSLRRKLYGRQDTLVAVAQ encoded by the coding sequence ATGAAAAAGACCTTCAGTCTGACTCTCATATTTCTGCTGGTACTGCCGGCCCTGCTCAGCGGCGGCTGCCGCGAGCCAACCGGCGACGGCCAGGTCGAGCTCCTCATTCCGCCGCGGGTGATCGCCCCGAAAAGTTACACCGAGCTGGCGGACATCTTCAACCGTCTCGATTATGACCTCGACACCCTCGACCGAGGGGTTCCGCCGCTGCTGCTGCAGCGTTTTCCGCCGGACATGGGGCGGATTCCCACCGTCGGCGAAAAGAAGCGCCTGTTCTATCTTGGCCTGCTGCCGATGGCGCTGATGCTCAACGAGGAGATCCGGCTCGAGCGGAAACGGCTGCAGCGCATCCTGGGCCGCGTCAGCGCCAAACGTCCCCTGTCCATCGTGGACAGGGCGTTTCTCGACAGCCTGCAGCAGGCCTACCATGTCAGGGGCGACGTGCTCCGTTCGGCGGCCGTGCGGGAAAAGCTGCTACGACGCGTCGACATGATTCCGGTCGAGCTGCTGCTGGCGCAGGCGGCCAACGAATCGGCCTACGGCACCTCCCGCTTCTGCCTCGCCGCCAATAACCTGTTCGGCGAGTGGACCTTCGTCCCCGGCACCGGCATCGTTCCGGAAGGTCGCCCTGCTGGAGAAACCTACGAGGTGCGGGTCTTCTCCTCCCTCTACGAATCGCTCCGCTCCTACGCCCGCAACATCAACACCCACTGGGCCTACGAATCGCTGCGCCGCGAACGGGAACGCCTGCGCCGGGAAGGCCTTCCCCTGTCCGGCACGCAGCTCGCCGGCGGCCTGCACCTCTACTCGACCCGCCGCCAGGCCTATGTCGACGATATCCGCGCCCTGATCCGGCACAACCGGCTCGAACGCCTGGCCCGATCGGAGCTGAGGCCCTCCCTGCGCCGCAAACTCTACGGACGCCAGGACACCCTGGTGGCCGTCGCTCAGTAA